From the genome of Nicotiana sylvestris chromosome 2, ASM39365v2, whole genome shotgun sequence, one region includes:
- the LOC138885616 gene encoding uncharacterized protein → MLIKAHISQRIRDKVKAFLNAIDKQFVSSDKALASTFMKRLSSMTFDRSCTVRKHIIEMRDIAAKLKSLEVDMSEPFLVHFILNSLPAKYGQFKISYNTHKDKWSINVFLTMCVQEEERLKHEAPENINMVTHCKRNSKKGKSILMKKKAPLKKMFVVSVKRRYTGRRIA, encoded by the coding sequence ATGCTCATAAAAGCCCACATAAGCCAAAGAATTAGGGATAAGGTCAAAGCTTTCTTGAACGCAATTGATAAACAATTTGTAAGCTCTGACAAGGCATTGGCCAGCACCTTTATGAAGAGGCTCTCAAGTATGACTTTTGACAGAAGTTGTACAGTGCGCAAGCACATTATAGAGATGAGAGACATTGCTGCTAAACTCAAGTCCCTTGAGGTGGATATGTCTGAACCATTTCTTGTGCATTTCATTCTCAACTCCCTTCCTGCGAAATATGGTCAATTTAAGATTTCTTACAACACACATAAGGATAAATGGTCAATCAATGTATTTTTGACCATGTGTGTTCAAGAAGAAGAGAGGCTGAAGCATGAGGCACCTGAAAATATTAATATGGTGACTCATTGTAAGAGAAATTCAAAGAAGGGCAAAAGTATTCTCATGAAGAAGAAAGCACCTTTGAAAAAGATGTTTGTCGTTTCTGTAAAAAGAAGGTACACTGGAAGAAGGATTGCCTGA